Part of the Sphingomonas morindae genome, GCGCTCGGCCATGACGGGCTGTGGACGGGCCCCGAGGCGGAGGCGCTGGTGCGGCGGCTGCAAGGCGCCGCCTTCCGCTATTGGCGGGATGCCGATCCCGCCGGAAAGGAGAAGAGGGCGTGTTGAACCTTGTCTCGCTCTGCGTCGGCGGCATCGCGCTGTTCTGGGCGATGCTGGCCTTCCTGCCGCTGTTCGGCTGGATGTACTGGTTCATCCTGCCGTTCGCGCTGTTCGGCCTCGCGCTCGGCGCGCTCTCGCGCCGCTCGGCCGGCCGCACGCTCAACCTCATCGTCCTCGCGGTCGGGCTGATGCGCCTGATGATCGGGGGCGGGCTCGTCTAGCGGCCCGCCCCCCCTGCCTCACTCCGCCGCCGGCAGATAGATCTCGCCGCCGGTCGCGCGGAACTTCTCGCTCATCTCGGCCATGCCGGCCTCCGCATCCGCCGGCGCGGCGGCGAGGAACTGGTCCGCCGGCGCATTCTGGCGGGCGGCGAAGTCCCGCACCTCCTGGGTGATCTTCATCGAGCAGAATTTCGGCCCGCACATGGAGCAGAAATGCGCCGTCTTGGCGCCCTCGGCGGGCAGCGTCTGATCGTGATAGGCCTCGGCCGTGTCGGGATCGAGCGACAGGTTGAACTGGTCGCGCCAGCGGAACTCGAACCGCGCGCGGCTCAGCGCATCGTCGCGCAGCTTGGCGGCGGGATGCCCCTTGGCGAGATCGGCGGCGTGCGCGGCGAGCTTATAGGTCACCACGCCCACCTTCACATCGTCGCGGTCGGGCAGGCCGAGATGCTCCTTGGGCGTGACATAGCAGAGCATCGCGGTGCCGAACCAGCCGATCATGGCCGCGCCGATCGCGCTGGTGATATGATCATAGCCGGGCGCGACGTCGGTGGTCAGCGGCCCGAGCGTGTAGAAGGGCGCCTCGCCGCAGGCCTCGAGCTGCTTGTCCATGTTCTGCTTGATCTTGTGCATGGGCACATGGCCCGGCCCCTCGATCATCACCTGGCAATCATGCTTCCAGGCGATCTGCGTCAGCTCGCCCAGCGTCGCCAGCTCGGAGAATTGCGCCTCGTCATTGGCGTCGGCGATCGAGCCGGGGCGGAGGCCGTCGCCCAGCGAGAAGGCGATGTCATACGCCTTCATGATCTCGCAAATCTCCTCGAACCGCTCGTAGAGGAAGCTCTCGCGGTGATGCGCCAGGCACCATTTGGCCATGATCGATCCGCCGCGCGAGACGATGCCGGTCACGCGCTTCGCGGTCATCGGAATATAGGGCAGGCGCACGCCCGCATGGATGGTGAAATAATCCACTCCCTGCTCGGCCTGCTCGATCAGCGTGTCGCGAAAAATTTCCCAGGTGAGATCCTCGGCGATGCCGCCCACCTTTTCCAGCGCCTGGTAGATGGGCACGGTGCCGATCGGCACCGGCGAATTGCGCAGGATCCACTCGCGCGTGTCGTGGATGTTGCGGCCGGTGGAGAGGTCCATCACCGTGTCGGCGCCCCAGCGGATCGCCCACACCATCTTGTCGACTTCGCTGGCGACATCCGAGGCGACCGCCGAATTGCCGATATTGGCGTTGATCTTCACCAGGAAATTGCGGCCGATCGCCATCGGCTCGGTTTCGGGATGGTTGATATTGTTGGGGATGATCGCGCGGCCGCGGGCGATCTCGTCGCGCACGAATTCGGGCGTCACATAATCGGGGATGGCGGCGCCGAAATCCTGGCCGTCGCGCACCAGCTGCTCGGCCAGCGCCGCACGGCCGAGATTTTCGCGCGTGGCGACATATTCCATCTCGGGCGTGATGATGCCGCGCCGGGCATAGTGCATCTGGGTGACATTCTGCCCCGGCTTGGCGCGCAGCACGCGCCCGCGCACCTGCGGGAAGGGCGGCACGCCGCCCGAGCGGTCGGGACCGAGCTGGCCATTATCCTCGGGCCGCACCTCGCGCTGCGTAACCTCCTCGACATCGCCGCGCCCGCGCACCCAGTCGCGCCGCAGCTCGGGCAGGCCGGCCATGATGTCGATTCGCGCGTTCGGATCGCTGTAGGGGCCCGATGTATCGTACAGCCGCACCGGCGGCTCCTTGGCGCCGGGCTCGAGCATCACCTCGCGCATCGCCACGCGGTGCGGGCCGACATGAATCTTGCGCGATCCCCGGATGGGGCCGGTCGTCACCTTCATTTCCGTGCGCGCGGGAATATCGGCCATGTCACGCTCCTCGCTGGGCGGAGGCGGAAACGGATACCGGCAAGGCGGCCGCTCCCTCCCTCCGCCGGTATCAACCGGTTCAGGTTCGACGGGTCGCGGCACCGGCGCCGCCTCTCAACCCTTGCGGGTTCCCCGGGGAATGGAGCGCAAACTAGGGCAAAGCCGGCAGCCGGTCAAAGCCTCGCTTGGCGACGGAGACCCGCAGGACATCGCGCGTTCAGCCGCAGCGGTGGATCGGGATGGCCGTGAAGGAGGAGGAGGATATGCAGGTTCGACGTCCATGGAAACTGGCGGGCGCGCTGGTGGCGCTGCTGCCGCTCGCGGGCTGCTACGAGGATGGCTATGGCGCGGGCGGCTACGGCGCGCCCCCGCCGCCGCCGCCTCCGCCCGGCTATTATCAGGATCGGCCGCCGCCGCCGCCGCCCGGCTATTATGGCGATCGGCCGCCGCCGCCCGGCTATGATCGCGGCTATGACAATCAGGCCGCCCCGCCCCCGCCGCCGCCCGGCACGCGCGGCGATGACGGTTATCGCGACGAGCCGCCGCCCCCGCCCCCGCCGCCGCAGGATGGCGGCTATCGCCAGGCGCCCCCGCCCGCCGATTGGCAGCGCTATGACGAGGGCCGGCCCCCGCCCGGCCAGGACGCCTATTATGCGGATCGCTACTACCGGCCCGATCCCGGCCAGGGCCGCGCGCTCGGCCGTGACGATCGCGTCTATCGCGGCCAGGACGGGCGCTATTATTGCCGCCGCTCGGACGGCACGACCGGGCTGATCGTGGGCGCGGTCGCCGGCGGCATCCTCGGCAATCTCATCGACGGCGGCCATAGCCGCGTGCTCGGCACGCTGCTCGGCGGCGGCGGCGGCGCGCTGCTCGGCAAGTCGATCGATCAGGGCCAGGTGGTCTGCCGCTGACGGACCCGGGGCGGGCTCTGGCCCGCCCCGCCATTTGCCGGTGCGATTTCCCGAAGCTTGGCGCGATCGTCACGGACCCTAAACGGACTTGGGCCGGATTCCGGGCGATCGGCCAATTGGCACGGCTCCTGCAACGCTCCTGGCATCCGCAGCGTCGCGGAAAGCCAAGGAGCCTGCCATGTCGAAGATCCTGTCCCGCCTGCTCGTCGCCGCCACCGCCGGCGTCGCGCTGCTGCCCCTCGCCGCCCCGGCCCAGGCCGAGGATGTCCGCCAGGTCGAGGTGCGCTTCAACGATCTCAACCTGCAGAGCAGCGCCGGCCAGGCCCTGCTGCACCGCCGGCTGAGCAGCGCCACCAGCACGGTCTGCGAAGAGACGAGCGCGCTCGCCACCCAAACCTGCCGGCTCGAGTCGCTGCGCCGCGCCCGCGCCGAGCTTGCCAAGAAGGGCGTGCCGGCGGCGTGACGCCGTCCGCCTCTCAGAGAAAGTAGCGCAGCTTGACCATCTCGTCCGTGGCTTGGCCCGTCACCGTGATTTCCGCCGCGCGGAAGCTGGGCGGGCCAAACCAGAGGCGCGGATTGTTGGAGAAGCCCACGCCCTCGATCGGGATGCCGAAGCGCGTGTCGATCCGGCCATTGCCGTTCTCGTCATGGAACAGCGCCACGGCATAGTGGCCGCTCGGCAGATCGTCGAAGCGCATCCGCGTGGCGGCGGCCGCCGCCACGGTGCGCCGGCGCGCCACCGGATCCTTGTCGCACGCCGGGAAATGCGCGGGATCGGCGGTGATGCACACCTGCACCAGCCCCTTGGTGGAGCGCAGCCCCTCAAGCCCGATGTCAAGACTGGCGAGCGGGGCGGCGCCGCCCAGCCCGCCCGCCGCCAGGACGAGCAGCGTCGAACGAGCCCAGCCCCTGATCGGTGCCGCAGGCGCGGTCCCAGAAACGGAAATAGAGTCCATAATTGCACCTATAGTGCTCGTGGTGGCGCTGGTGATGGCTGGCGGTGATCAGCCAACGCCCGGCCGGCCCTTCCACCAGCGCGCGCGGAAAAATTTCCCAGCCCATGTGATTGGTCACGCCCATCACGGTCATGATCGTCAGCACCGTGGCGAGCGCGGTGACATGGATGGGGATGAGGAAGACGAGCGCGGGGATCACGATCGCCCCGCTCACCGCCTCCCAGGGATGGAAGCTCATCGCCGCCCAGGCGGTGGGCGGGCGGCTGGCATGGTGCACGGCATGGGCGATGCGGAACAGCCGCGGCCGGTGCATCAATCGGTGCGTCCAGTAGAACCAGCTGTCGTGCAGCAGCAGGAAGAGCAGCACCGAAGCCGGCCACCAGAGCAGCGGATAGGCGTGGATATCGGCATAGATGCGCGTGAGCCCGCGCGCGCGCCACGCCCAGGCGACCAGCCCGGCCGGCACGCCGTAGATCGCGGCCGACACCAGCGACCAGCCGATCTCGCGCCGGATCTGGCGGGCGAGGCCGGCATAGCGGCCGGGATGCCGCAGCCGCGTCGCCAGCGCGAAACCGCCGCTCGCGAGCAGATAGCGCACCGCCACGATCATCGTCATCGCGACGGCGGACAGGGCCAGGGCAGCGATCGGCATGAGCCCCTTATACAGAGGGGGCGGCCCTCGGCCAGCCCCGGCTCAGCGCGCCAGCCGCCCGTCGTGCAGCGCCTCGACGGCGAAGGGGAAGAGCGTGGCGGGATCGGGATCGGCGATCTCGGCGGCGATCGCGGGCGGCGCCGCGACGCGCAGGATATGCCGGATCACCGCCAGCCGCGCGCGCTTCTTGTGATCGGCGCGCACGCACATCCACGGCCCCAGCGGCGTGTGGGTGCGCTCCAGCATCGTGTCGCGCGCGGCGGAATAGCCGTCCCATTTCTCCTGGGCGACATTGTCGAGCGGCGAGGTCTTGAGCGCCTTGAGCGGATCGGTGCGGCGCGCGGACAGGCGCTTTTCCTGCTCTTTTTTGTCGATATCGAGCCAGATTTTGACCAGTTTGATGCCGCTTTCGACCAGCATCCGCTCAAAATCGGGCGCATCGCGCAGGAATTCGGCCTGTTCGGCGGGAGTGGAGAAGCCCATCACCACCTCCACCCCGGCGCGGTTGTACCAGCTGCGGTTGAAGATCACGATCTCGCCCGCCGCCGGCAGCTGCGCCACATAGCGCTGGAAATACCATTGGGTGCGCTCGCGGTCCGAGGGCTTGGGCAGGGCGACGCTGCGCGTAAGGCGCGGGCTGAGATGCTCGGTGATGCGCTTGATCGTGCCGTCCTTGCCGGCGGCGTCGCGCCCTTCCAGCACGATCACCAGCCGCTCGCCGCTGTCCGCCATGGCCTGTTGGGTCCGCACCAGCGCCAGTTGCAGCGCGGCAAGCTCATCCTGATACTCGCTCATCGCGCCACCATGGGTGGCCGCCCGTTTCCGGTCAAACCCTTAAGCGGCGAACGATCCGTCGCGCGGCACCGATCACCGCGTCGCGCACGGGCGGGGCGGCGGCGCGCGCACGGGCGAAGCCGGGGCAGGCGGCGCGCAGCGCGCGCGGGCCATAGGCGCCGGCGCGCAGCCCGCGCCGGGCGATCGCCCACCAGGTGGCGGCGGCGGCGCCGGGCGCATAGTCGGGCGCGATCGCGCCTTGCGTGGCGAGCAGGCGATCGAGCACCGCGCCGCACGCCGCCAGCGTCGCGGCGTCGGGCGGGGCGTGGGCGGCGGCGGCGTGGCGGCTCATCAGCACCCCCGCCGCCGCCGCCTCCGCGCCGAAATCCGCCGCATAGCGCTCAGCCAGCACCGCGCCGGCCGCCAGGATCATGCGCTCCTCGAACAGGCGCGAGCTGCCGCCGGCGTGCAGCCGGTAGCGCACCAGCGGCTCGGCGAGCCGGCCGATCCGCCCGAAGGCGCGGATGCGGTGGTAAAAGTCGAAATCCTCGGCATAGCGCCGCGCATCGCGCTGGAAGGGCTGCAACCGCAGCGCCGGCTCGGCGCGCATCATCACGCTCGACCAGGCGAGCGGGTTGGCGACCAGCAGCTGCCAGTCGATCGCATCGGGATCGGTGAGCGCGGGAAAGGGATCGGCCCCCGCCTGCGGGCCAAAGGGCGCGATGGTGGAGGCGAGCAGCACCGCCTCGGGATGCGCCTCCAGCCAGGCCACCTGCTTGGCGAAGCGGGTGGGATGGCAGAGATCGTCCTGGTCCAGCCCGGCGATGTAGCGGCCGCGCGCCAGCGGCGCGCCGAGGCTGCGCGCGCGGGCCGGGCCGCCATTTTCGGGCGCGCGCACCACGCGGATGCGGGGATCGCCCAGGCTTTCCACCAGCGCGACGGTGTGATCGGGCGAGCCATCGTCGATCACGATGATCTCGAAATCCTGCACCGTCTGCGCGCGCACGCTGTCGATCGTCTCGCGGATCAGCGCCGCGCCCTTGTAGCTCGGCATCACCACGCTGATGAGCGGCGCCGTCATGGCGTCAGGCGACCGCGCGGGCACAGGCGGCCTCGGCGCGGGCGAGCAGCTGCGCCGCGATCCGCTGGCCGACATCGTTCTGCCAGAGCCACAATCCGTTGGCCTGGCCCCGGAAGCTCGGCTCGCCGCCAAGCGCGCCGCTCGGCACGAAGCCGGCGGCGAGACCGATGCCGAACACCCCGTCCAGCGGCTCGCCCGCGGCATCGACGACGCGGCACTGATCGTCCACCATCGGCCCGTGCGCGGGCGCGTCGGCGCGCAGCCGGATCGCGCGGCCGGCCTGATCGATCAGCGGCAGCGCATGGGGGCGGTAGCCGAACGCCGCCACCACCAGATCGGCCTCGTCCAGCAGCCGCGCCGCCACGGCATCCTCGGCGCCGCCGAGCCGGTGAAGACGCAGCCGGGGATCGCCCGCGCGGCCGCCAATGCCGAGCGCATGGACGACCAGCTCGCGCGCCTCCAACCGGAAGCCGGCCAGGCGGTAGACGAAGCCCGAGACGGGGCAGATATCGTCGGGCCCGAAATCCTCGAAGCCATCGGCGCGCGCCGCCGCCGCCGAGGGATAGAAGGGCCGGAGCGGCCGGCGGTGCAGCAGCGCCAGCCCGCCCGGCGCGAGCGGCACGCCCGCCTTGAGCAGCCGCACCGCCGCCGTGACCGCGCTGGTCGAGCCGCCGACCAGCGCGATCCGCAGCGGCCGGCCGGTGGGCAGCGACGCGAGCGCCGCCTCGACCCCGCCCTCGCGCAGCAGCGCGTCCGACTGGATCAGCCGGTCGCCGCAGCGCTCGATCAGCGAACGGCCCGCCACCAGCTCCTCGGCGAGCCGCGTCGCCGGCTGGTGGCCGCCGGTGGCGAGCACGAGGCTGTGCCCATGAAGCTCGATCGCCTCGCCATCGGCGCGGCGGCGCGCGCGCACGCGCCAGCCGCCGCCACCCAGCTGCTGCGCCGCCACCACCTCATGGCCGGTGAGCAGCACGCCGCCGAGATCGTCGAGCCGCTGCGCCAGCCGCGCGCCGAGCCGATCGAGATAGGCGCCGACCTTGGCCAGCGGCACGCCAAGGCCGCCGATATGCGCGCGCAGCGCCTTGGCGACCGCCTCGTCCTCCAGCCGCAGCGCCGGCGGCAGCGCGGTATCGGCGGTGAGGAAGGTCTCGGCGGTGGAATCGGACGCGATCGCATAGGCGCCGAGCTTGCCCGATCCGATGTGCGGCGCGCGCTCGATCACCGCCAGACCGGCGGCGGCGAGCGGCTCGAGCTGGCCGGCCTTGGCGGCGGCGCCGATCAGCGCGCTGCCCGCCGGCCCGCCGCCGACCAGAATCGCGCCGAACAGCCGCGAGCGCGGCGTGGCGGGCTGCGCACGCGGCAGGCGCGGCTGGCGGCGACAGGCCTCGATCAGCGCGTCGGCGACGCGGTCGACATCGGCGATCGTCATCGCGTCCGTCACCGGCAGCACCAGCATGCGGCTGGCGATCGCGTCCGTCACCGGCAGCGGCTCGATCAGACAGGTGTCGCGGAAATGCGGCTGCTCGGCCAGATGCGGGCTGAAATAGCGGCCGGCGCCGATCCCGGCCTCGGCGAGCCGGGCGATGATCGCCTCGCGGTGCGGCGCCAGCGCGGCGGGCAGCAGCACGGGCATGAACTGGAGCGCGGGCCGGCGACCGCGCGGAACCTGCAGGGTGAAGCCCGCCAGCCGGCGGCGATAGTGGTCCGCCAGCGCGGCGCGGTGCGTCGCCACCGCCTCGATCTCGCCCAGCTTCTCCAGCGCGAGCAGCGCGGGCACCTCGGCCAGCTTGGCGTTGAGGCCCGGCAGCGTCGCGCTGCGCCCCGCCTCGAAGCCGAAATTGGCCATGGCGCGGAGCCGCTCGACCAGCGCCTCGTCGCGGCAATAGATGAGCCCGCCCTCGCCGGTGGCGAAGGTCTTGGTGGCGTGCATCGAGAAGACGACGGGGAAGGGGCAATCGGTGCCGAAGCCGCGATCCGCCTCGTCGCGCGCGCCGAGCGAGGCGGCGGCATCGATCACCACCGCCAGATCGTGGCGCCGCGCGAGCCAGGCATAGCGTTCCCAATCGAGCCCGTTGCCGAAGGTGGCATAGGGGAGGATCGCCCCGATTCGCGCGCCGTGCCGCGCGAGCAGCCGCTCCTCCTCGGCCGCCGCCAGCGCCCAATCATCGGGATCGCAATCCGCCAGCACCGGGGTGAGCCCCACCCATTGCGCGGCGTGCGCGGTGGCGGCGAAGGTGAAGGCGGGGAGGATCGCCAGCGTCCGGTCGCGGCGGCCGAGCAGGCCGTGGCGCAGCGCCAGCATCAGGCCGAGCGTGGCGTTGGCGACGGCGACGCAGGCACCGCGCCCGCCGAACAGCCGCGCCGTCGCCTCCTGCTCGAAGCGCCGCGCGACCGGGCCGGAATTGCTGTAGATGCCGCTCTCCTCGATCGCCTCGAGCGCGGCGCCGAGCCGGCTCAGCCGGGGCGGAAAGGGGCGGATCAGCGGCAAATCCATCAGGCGCTCCCGAGCGGCGGCCGCCGGGCGCGACGGCGCCCCTGGCCGGCACCGGCGCCTGTCCAAACACGGCACAGTCTCGCGCTCCGCTATGCCAAAGCGGGTGCTAAGAAAGGCTTACGCCAGCACGCCGAAGGGATCGAGCGCATCTCGGGACTTCGCAGTTGCACAAGCCGGCGCTATCACGGCGGTGTCATGGGAAGCTGCGCGGGCCGTCGGGCGCGCCACGGCGCGGAGCGAGCGGGAGACGGCATGAGGAAAGCGGGCGGCCTTATCGCGAGCCCGGTGGCGCTCGCGCTGCTGGCAAGCGCCTGCACGGTCGGCCCGCGCTACCGGCCCCCCGCGCCGGGGTCGCTGGGCGTGCCGGACGCCTTCGCCGCCGCCAGCCCCGCCTTCGCCGCGCCCGCCGATGCCGCCGAGCTGGCGCGCTGGTGGACCGGGCTCGGCGATCCCGTGCTCGATGCGCTGATCGGCGAGGCGCTGGCGCGCGGGCCGGATATCGTCGCCGCCGGCGCGCGGCTGCGCGAGGCGCGCGGTTCGCTGCGCACGGCGCGCGCCACCCTCTTCCCCAGCCTCAGCGGATCGGCATCGGCCGGCCATACCACGCTGCTGGGCAAGGGCGGCGACGTGCTGATCGCGCCGCCCGGCAGCGGCCTTGGCGCGGGCGGCACCGGCGGCGCCGCCACCTTCAGCACCGGCGGCAGCAGCACCAACATCTCGGCCGGGCTCGACGCCAGCTACGAGGTGGATCTGTTCGGCGGCGTGCGGCGCGGCGTGGAAGCGGCGCGCGGCGACGAGGCCGCCGCGCTCGAGGCGCTGCGCGATACGCAGCGCACCATCGCCGCCGAGGTCGCGCTGGATTACATCACCGCCCGCGCCGCGCAGGAGCGGCTGGCGATCGCCCGCGCCAATCTCGCCAGCGAGGACGAGACGGTGGCGATCGTCGGCTGGCGGGTGCAGGCGGGGCTCGTCTCCGCGCTCGATCTCGCCCGCGCCCGCGCCCAGCGCGAGCAGACCGCCGCGACCATCCCCTCGCTCGAGACGAGCCTGGTCGAGGCGGGCAGCGCGCTGGCGATCCTGTGCGGCCTCACCCCCGAGACGGTGCGCGCGCGGCTGGCGGCGGCGGCGCCGATCCCGCCCGCCGACCGGATGCTGGGCGCCGACGTGCCGCTGGCGATGCTGGAACGCCGCCCCGACGTGCGCGCCGCCGAGCGCCAGCTGGCGGCGGCGAGCGCGCGCATCGGCGTGGCGCGCGCCGCGCTCTATCCCGCGCTGCGGCTCAGCGGCACGCTGGTCGGCAATGGCGGCTCGATCGGCGATCTCACCCGCTTCGCCACCGGCACGCTGCTCGCCAACCTGACCGCGCCGATCTTCGACGGCGGCGCCATTCGCGGCCGC contains:
- a CDS encoding DUF2141 domain-containing protein: MSVSGTAPAAPIRGWARSTLLVLAAGGLGGAAPLASLDIGLEGLRSTKGLVQVCITADPAHFPACDKDPVARRRTVAAAAATRMRFDDLPSGHYAVALFHDENGNGRIDTRFGIPIEGVGFSNNPRLWFGPPSFRAAEITVTGQATDEMVKLRYFL
- a CDS encoding UrcA family protein; this translates as MSKILSRLLVAATAGVALLPLAAPAQAEDVRQVEVRFNDLNLQSSAGQALLHRRLSSATSTVCEETSALATQTCRLESLRRARAELAKKGVPAA
- a CDS encoding DegT/DnrJ/EryC1/StrS family aminotransferase, which gives rise to MDLPLIRPFPPRLSRLGAALEAIEESGIYSNSGPVARRFEQEATARLFGGRGACVAVANATLGLMLALRHGLLGRRDRTLAILPAFTFAATAHAAQWVGLTPVLADCDPDDWALAAAEEERLLARHGARIGAILPYATFGNGLDWERYAWLARRHDLAVVIDAAASLGARDEADRGFGTDCPFPVVFSMHATKTFATGEGGLIYCRDEALVERLRAMANFGFEAGRSATLPGLNAKLAEVPALLALEKLGEIEAVATHRAALADHYRRRLAGFTLQVPRGRRPALQFMPVLLPAALAPHREAIIARLAEAGIGAGRYFSPHLAEQPHFRDTCLIEPLPVTDAIASRMLVLPVTDAMTIADVDRVADALIEACRRQPRLPRAQPATPRSRLFGAILVGGGPAGSALIGAAAKAGQLEPLAAAGLAVIERAPHIGSGKLGAYAIASDSTAETFLTADTALPPALRLEDEAVAKALRAHIGGLGVPLAKVGAYLDRLGARLAQRLDDLGGVLLTGHEVVAAQQLGGGGWRVRARRRADGEAIELHGHSLVLATGGHQPATRLAEELVAGRSLIERCGDRLIQSDALLREGGVEAALASLPTGRPLRIALVGGSTSAVTAAVRLLKAGVPLAPGGLALLHRRPLRPFYPSAAAARADGFEDFGPDDICPVSGFVYRLAGFRLEARELVVHALGIGGRAGDPRLRLHRLGGAEDAVAARLLDEADLVVAAFGYRPHALPLIDQAGRAIRLRADAPAHGPMVDDQCRVVDAAGEPLDGVFGIGLAAGFVPSGALGGEPSFRGQANGLWLWQNDVGQRIAAQLLARAEAACARAVA
- a CDS encoding efflux transporter outer membrane subunit, which gives rise to MRKAGGLIASPVALALLASACTVGPRYRPPAPGSLGVPDAFAAASPAFAAPADAAELARWWTGLGDPVLDALIGEALARGPDIVAAGARLREARGSLRTARATLFPSLSGSASAGHTTLLGKGGDVLIAPPGSGLGAGGTGGAATFSTGGSSTNISAGLDASYEVDLFGGVRRGVEAARGDEAAALEALRDTQRTIAAEVALDYITARAAQERLAIARANLASEDETVAIVGWRVQAGLVSALDLARARAQREQTAATIPSLETSLVEAGSALAILCGLTPETVRARLAAAAPIPPADRMLGADVPLAMLERRPDVRAAERQLAAASARIGVARAALYPALRLSGTLVGNGGSIGDLTRFATGTLLANLTAPIFDGGAIRGRIETARGAADEALATYRKTVLTALGDVENAMTALANSHERAVSLSLAADQSQQALLLAQSQYRAGLVDFQTLLDSQRTLLGTQDAAASTRADRATALVQLYKALGGGWQAAPMPVSALPLTPAAIELPDLAAPAPAAPANPQGQ
- a CDS encoding sterol desaturase family protein, translated to MPIAALALSAVAMTMIVAVRYLLASGGFALATRLRHPGRYAGLARQIRREIGWSLVSAAIYGVPAGLVAWAWRARGLTRIYADIHAYPLLWWPASVLLFLLLHDSWFYWTHRLMHRPRLFRIAHAVHHASRPPTAWAAMSFHPWEAVSGAIVIPALVFLIPIHVTALATVLTIMTVMGVTNHMGWEIFPRALVEGPAGRWLITASHHQRHHEHYRCNYGLYFRFWDRACGTDQGLGSFDAARPGGGRAGRRRPARQS
- the ppk2 gene encoding polyphosphate kinase 2 is translated as MSEYQDELAALQLALVRTQQAMADSGERLVIVLEGRDAAGKDGTIKRITEHLSPRLTRSVALPKPSDRERTQWYFQRYVAQLPAAGEIVIFNRSWYNRAGVEVVMGFSTPAEQAEFLRDAPDFERMLVESGIKLVKIWLDIDKKEQEKRLSARRTDPLKALKTSPLDNVAQEKWDGYSAARDTMLERTHTPLGPWMCVRADHKKRARLAVIRHILRVAAPPAIAAEIADPDPATLFPFAVEALHDGRLAR
- a CDS encoding glycosyltransferase family 2 protein, with protein sequence MTAPLISVVMPSYKGAALIRETIDSVRAQTVQDFEIIVIDDGSPDHTVALVESLGDPRIRVVRAPENGGPARARSLGAPLARGRYIAGLDQDDLCHPTRFAKQVAWLEAHPEAVLLASTIAPFGPQAGADPFPALTDPDAIDWQLLVANPLAWSSVMMRAEPALRLQPFQRDARRYAEDFDFYHRIRAFGRIGRLAEPLVRYRLHAGGSSRLFEERMILAAGAVLAERYAADFGAEAAAAGVLMSRHAAAAHAPPDAATLAACGAVLDRLLATQGAIAPDYAPGAAAATWWAIARRGLRAGAYGPRALRAACPGFARARAAAPPVRDAVIGAARRIVRRLRV
- a CDS encoding glycine zipper 2TM domain-containing protein; the encoded protein is MAVKEEEDMQVRRPWKLAGALVALLPLAGCYEDGYGAGGYGAPPPPPPPPGYYQDRPPPPPPGYYGDRPPPPGYDRGYDNQAAPPPPPPGTRGDDGYRDEPPPPPPPPQDGGYRQAPPPADWQRYDEGRPPPGQDAYYADRYYRPDPGQGRALGRDDRVYRGQDGRYYCRRSDGTTGLIVGAVAGGILGNLIDGGHSRVLGTLLGGGGGALLGKSIDQGQVVCR
- the thiC gene encoding phosphomethylpyrimidine synthase ThiC; the encoded protein is MADIPARTEMKVTTGPIRGSRKIHVGPHRVAMREVMLEPGAKEPPVRLYDTSGPYSDPNARIDIMAGLPELRRDWVRGRGDVEEVTQREVRPEDNGQLGPDRSGGVPPFPQVRGRVLRAKPGQNVTQMHYARRGIITPEMEYVATRENLGRAALAEQLVRDGQDFGAAIPDYVTPEFVRDEIARGRAIIPNNINHPETEPMAIGRNFLVKINANIGNSAVASDVASEVDKMVWAIRWGADTVMDLSTGRNIHDTREWILRNSPVPIGTVPIYQALEKVGGIAEDLTWEIFRDTLIEQAEQGVDYFTIHAGVRLPYIPMTAKRVTGIVSRGGSIMAKWCLAHHRESFLYERFEEICEIMKAYDIAFSLGDGLRPGSIADANDEAQFSELATLGELTQIAWKHDCQVMIEGPGHVPMHKIKQNMDKQLEACGEAPFYTLGPLTTDVAPGYDHITSAIGAAMIGWFGTAMLCYVTPKEHLGLPDRDDVKVGVVTYKLAAHAADLAKGHPAAKLRDDALSRARFEFRWRDQFNLSLDPDTAEAYHDQTLPAEGAKTAHFCSMCGPKFCSMKITQEVRDFAARQNAPADQFLAAAPADAEAGMAEMSEKFRATGGEIYLPAAE